The Lacipirellula parvula genome window below encodes:
- a CDS encoding sugar phosphate isomerase/epimerase family protein, with protein sequence MARPVTLFTGQWADLPFEELGRLTREFGYDGNELACWGDHFDVAKATSDPGYIAAKREQLDRFGLQCHAISNHLVGQAVCDVIDERHKSILPPHVWGDGKPDGVNKRAAEEMKATARAAQKLGVGVVNGFTGSSIWPYLYSFPPVPESMIEAGFQQFADRWNPILDVFGECGVRFALEVHPTEIAFDIHTARRALEAVGNREEFGFNFDPSHLIWQGIDPVEFIREFPDRIYHVHIKDAIVTLNGRSGILASHLNFGDPRRGWDFRSPGRGGVNFEEIIRALNVIKYDGPLSVEWEDSGMERQHGAREACEFLRKLDFSPSNVAFDAAFDR encoded by the coding sequence ATGGCGCGCCCCGTCACTCTGTTCACCGGCCAGTGGGCCGATTTGCCGTTTGAAGAACTCGGCCGCCTGACCCGCGAGTTTGGCTACGACGGCAACGAGCTCGCCTGCTGGGGCGATCACTTCGACGTGGCAAAGGCGACCTCCGACCCTGGTTACATCGCCGCGAAGCGCGAGCAGCTCGACCGCTTCGGTCTGCAGTGCCACGCGATCAGCAATCACCTCGTTGGCCAAGCGGTGTGCGACGTCATCGACGAACGGCACAAGTCGATTCTGCCGCCGCACGTGTGGGGCGACGGCAAGCCGGACGGCGTCAACAAGCGGGCTGCTGAAGAGATGAAGGCGACCGCCCGCGCCGCGCAGAAACTGGGCGTCGGCGTCGTGAACGGCTTCACTGGTTCGAGCATCTGGCCGTACCTCTATTCATTCCCGCCAGTGCCGGAGTCGATGATCGAGGCCGGCTTCCAGCAGTTCGCCGATCGTTGGAATCCGATTCTCGACGTCTTCGGCGAGTGCGGCGTTCGCTTTGCGCTCGAAGTTCATCCCACCGAAATCGCGTTCGACATCCACACGGCCCGGCGTGCCCTCGAGGCCGTCGGCAATCGCGAGGAGTTTGGTTTTAACTTCGACCCGAGTCATCTCATTTGGCAAGGGATTGATCCGGTCGAATTCATTCGTGAATTCCCCGACCGGATCTATCACGTCCACATCAAGGATGCGATCGTGACGCTCAACGGTCGCAGCGGCATCTTGGCGAGCCATCTCAACTTCGGCGATCCGCGTCGCGGTTGGGACTTCCGCTCGCCCGGCCGAGGCGGCGTGAATTTCGAAGAGATCATTCGGGCGCTGAACGTCATCAAGTACGACGGCCCGCTGTCGGTCGAGTGGGAAGACAGCGGCATGGAACGCCAGCATGGCGCCCGCGAGGCGTGCGAGTTCCTGCGGAAGCTCGACTTTTCGCCGAGTAACGTGGCGTTTGACGCGGCGTTCGATCGGTAG
- the pepF gene encoding oligoendopeptidase F: MATSKAKSPKAKSSAKPKAKTLPAREKVKVEDTWDLDSLFKSDDEWEAAFEKWKKLIPKFEKFRGTLADGPKQLAACLKFDEEFDRVGERLGTYAFLKSTEDQASSNYQRMKGRQQHAGSEASQAASFIRPEILAIPAKKMKEYMASKELAHYRLVLERIQRYKPHTLSDGEERLLAMQSEMSDASNRIFRQLNDADLKFGMVKDESGDEIELSHSSFSALLHSSNREVRKTAFHQYYDVFAAHQNTLAATLGGSVQRDVYYAKARGYTSARAAALFPDNVPMSVYDNLIEEVHRRLPALYRYFDLRQRKMKLKKIHQYDTYVPILSDLDQTRNWKQGVEAVMSSLTPLGDEYCSVLEKGLTTARWCDRYPNRGKQSGAFSCGSFDGEPYILMNYQPTVLDHVFTLAHEAGHSMHSYYSSKTQPFIYYDYVIFVAEVASTFNEQLLSRKLMDDAKTKEERAYLINRDIDAIRGTIIRQTMFAEFEKLIHESAEAGEPLTVDAFQKIYGDLLSLYFGPDFAIDDELKLECFRIPHFYRAFYVYKYATGLSAAIALSERVLNGGKQELNDYLSFLKGGCSKDPLDLLKDAGVDMTTPAPVAAALDRFEALVKELDELL, from the coding sequence ATGGCCACTTCCAAAGCTAAGTCTCCCAAAGCCAAGTCGTCCGCCAAGCCGAAGGCCAAGACCTTGCCGGCGCGTGAGAAGGTGAAGGTCGAAGATACCTGGGATCTCGACTCGCTCTTCAAGAGCGATGACGAATGGGAAGCCGCCTTCGAGAAGTGGAAGAAGCTCATCCCCAAGTTCGAGAAGTTCCGCGGCACGCTCGCCGACGGGCCGAAGCAGCTGGCCGCCTGCCTGAAGTTCGACGAAGAGTTCGATCGCGTTGGCGAACGGCTCGGCACCTACGCCTTCCTTAAGTCGACCGAGGATCAGGCCAGCAGTAACTACCAACGCATGAAGGGCCGGCAGCAGCACGCCGGCAGCGAGGCGAGCCAGGCCGCCAGCTTCATCCGCCCGGAGATCCTCGCGATCCCCGCGAAAAAGATGAAGGAGTACATGGCCTCGAAAGAGCTGGCCCATTACCGGCTCGTCCTCGAGCGGATCCAACGCTACAAGCCCCACACGCTCAGCGACGGCGAAGAGCGGCTGCTCGCGATGCAAAGCGAAATGTCGGACGCCTCGAACCGCATCTTCCGTCAGCTGAACGACGCCGACCTGAAGTTCGGCATGGTCAAAGACGAGAGCGGCGATGAGATTGAACTCTCGCACTCGTCGTTCTCGGCGCTTCTCCACTCATCGAACCGCGAGGTTCGCAAAACGGCGTTCCACCAGTACTACGACGTCTTCGCCGCTCACCAAAACACGCTCGCGGCGACGCTCGGCGGTTCGGTGCAGCGCGACGTCTACTACGCGAAGGCCCGCGGCTACACGAGCGCCCGCGCCGCTGCGCTCTTTCCCGACAACGTTCCGATGTCGGTCTACGACAACCTCATCGAGGAAGTCCACCGTCGGTTGCCGGCCCTCTACCGCTACTTCGATCTGCGGCAGCGGAAGATGAAGCTGAAGAAGATCCATCAGTACGACACCTACGTGCCGATCCTCAGCGACCTCGATCAGACCCGCAATTGGAAGCAAGGCGTCGAGGCAGTGATGAGCTCGCTCACGCCGCTCGGCGACGAGTACTGCAGCGTGCTGGAGAAGGGACTCACCACCGCCCGCTGGTGCGATCGCTACCCGAATCGCGGCAAGCAGAGCGGCGCCTTCAGCTGCGGCAGCTTCGACGGCGAGCCGTACATCCTGATGAACTACCAGCCGACGGTGCTCGACCACGTCTTCACGCTCGCCCACGAGGCGGGCCACTCGATGCACAGCTACTACTCGTCGAAGACGCAGCCGTTCATCTATTACGACTACGTGATCTTCGTCGCCGAGGTGGCCAGCACGTTCAACGAACAGCTCCTCAGCCGCAAGCTGATGGACGATGCCAAGACCAAGGAAGAACGGGCCTATCTGATTAATCGCGACATCGACGCGATCCGCGGCACGATCATCCGCCAAACGATGTTCGCCGAGTTCGAAAAGCTGATCCACGAATCGGCCGAGGCGGGCGAGCCGCTCACCGTCGACGCGTTCCAGAAGATCTACGGCGATCTGCTGTCGCTTTACTTTGGCCCCGACTTCGCGATCGACGACGAGCTGAAGCTCGAATGCTTCCGCATCCCGCACTTCTACCGGGCATTTTATGTTTACAAGTACGCCACCGGGCTGTCGGCGGCGATCGCGCTGAGCGAGCGCGTCCTCAACGGCGGCAAGCAGGAACTGAACGATTACTTGTCGTTCCTCAAGGGTGGCTGCTCGAAGGATCCGCTCGACCTGCTGAAGGATGCGGGCGTCGACATGACGACCCCGGCCCCAGTTGCCGCCGCGCTCGATCGCTTCGAAGCGCTGGTGAAGGAACTCGACGAGCTGCTATAG
- a CDS encoding beta-ketoacyl-ACP synthase III: MSDGFSAVGGAPVRTLSGVQILGTGSYVPDNVVTNADLSSLGCDPEWIVQRTGIRERRHLPMGLATSDMAVAAAERCLEAAKIDRAEVDLLIVGTMTPDRLLPAAATKVQTRLGLNCGAVDINAACAGFTYALTTAMQFVATGCSKKALVIGVDANSRMVDPTDLKTYPLFGDGAGAVLLSAGSPEQGALAYTIGADGSGMELLHRPGGGAETPFSLTTTEPNSWYLKMDGRPVFKWAVRLVEDTTRQVLDAAGLSTEQIDCWLFHQANVRILDAAIEALGIERERVVMHMDRYGNTSAASIPIALDETVRAGGIRRGDHLIMSGFGAGLAWGTIAWRW; encoded by the coding sequence ATGAGCGACGGTTTTTCGGCGGTCGGCGGAGCGCCCGTCCGGACTCTGTCGGGGGTGCAGATTCTCGGCACCGGCAGCTACGTTCCCGACAACGTCGTGACGAACGCCGATCTCTCGTCGCTCGGCTGCGATCCCGAATGGATCGTCCAGCGGACCGGCATTCGCGAACGCCGGCACTTGCCAATGGGCCTCGCGACCAGTGACATGGCGGTCGCCGCCGCCGAGCGTTGCCTCGAAGCGGCTAAGATCGATCGCGCGGAAGTTGACCTGCTGATCGTCGGCACGATGACGCCCGATCGCCTGCTGCCGGCCGCGGCCACGAAAGTACAAACGCGACTTGGCCTCAACTGCGGCGCCGTCGACATCAATGCGGCTTGTGCTGGTTTCACCTACGCGCTCACCACCGCGATGCAGTTTGTCGCCACCGGCTGTAGCAAGAAGGCGCTGGTGATCGGCGTTGATGCGAACTCGCGAATGGTTGACCCGACCGACCTCAAGACGTATCCACTCTTCGGCGATGGCGCCGGCGCTGTGCTGCTGTCGGCTGGCAGCCCTGAGCAGGGCGCGCTCGCCTACACGATTGGCGCCGATGGTTCGGGGATGGAACTCCTCCACCGTCCTGGTGGCGGCGCGGAAACGCCGTTCAGCCTCACGACGACTGAGCCGAACTCGTGGTACCTCAAAATGGATGGCCGACCGGTGTTCAAGTGGGCTGTCCGTCTCGTGGAAGACACGACGCGACAAGTCCTCGACGCGGCGGGCCTCAGCACCGAACAAATCGACTGCTGGTTATTCCACCAAGCCAACGTCCGCATCCTCGACGCCGCGATCGAAGCCCTCGGCATCGAACGCGAACGGGTCGTCATGCACATGGATCGCTACGGCAACACCTCCGCGGCTAGCATCCCGATCGCCCTCGACGAAACGGTGCGAGCCGGCGGCATCCGCCGCGGCGATCACTTGATCATGTCAGGCTTCGGCGCCGGCCTCGCCTGGGGCACCATCGCCTGGCGCTGGTAG
- the pyrE gene encoding orotate phosphoribosyltransferase, with protein MYDKQALIDLVKETALQFGDFTLASGKKATFYLDCRKVTLDSRGAKLIGAGMLELLGDKLPQLVGGMAIGADPITAAILTLAGVHGKQLRGVMVRKEPKQHGTGKYVEGPYAAGEELVIVEDVVTTGGSSLLAIERCEAAGLKVKRVFAIVDRLEGGREAFAAKGYELTTLLTIEDFGIKRS; from the coding sequence ATGTACGACAAACAAGCCCTCATCGATCTCGTCAAAGAAACCGCTCTGCAATTCGGCGACTTCACGCTCGCCTCGGGGAAGAAGGCGACCTTCTACCTCGACTGCCGCAAGGTGACGCTCGACTCGCGCGGGGCGAAGCTGATTGGCGCCGGCATGCTGGAACTGCTTGGCGACAAGCTGCCGCAACTCGTCGGCGGCATGGCGATCGGCGCCGACCCGATCACCGCCGCGATCCTCACCCTCGCCGGCGTGCATGGCAAGCAACTACGCGGCGTCATGGTTCGCAAAGAACCGAAGCAACACGGCACTGGCAAGTACGTTGAAGGCCCCTACGCCGCGGGCGAAGAACTCGTCATCGTCGAAGACGTGGTGACCACCGGCGGCTCGTCGCTGCTGGCGATCGAGCGCTGCGAAGCGGCCGGCCTCAAGGTGAAGCGCGTCTTCGCGATTGTTGACCGGCTCGAAGGAGGCCGCGAAGCCTTTGCGGCCAAAGGTTACGAGCTCACCACGCTGCTGACGATTGAAGACTTTGGCATCAAGCGGAGTTGA